A genome region from Haloarcula rubripromontorii includes the following:
- a CDS encoding alkaline phosphatase family protein yields the protein MTKTLVVGLDGASWELLDPWIEAGELPNLAALRDSGTWAGTRSCLPPVTFPNWKCYSSGKDPGGFGVFWFENVDLAAGEINVMNGGDYDTAELWDYLNDDGQSAGVVNMPTMYPPRDIDNLVVAGGPDAVEGEYRSISSGYTSPPELAEELESRFDYSVHPDPLLSSNDERGAEVDAILDLLEKRFEVATTLMDERDLDFVHVTLFYLNVLHHFFWDDEPSLRAWQLVDEWVGRLDDREDLNLVLMSDHGCDATQTEFYINEWLAENGYQVRDTSVDALLTRVGLDRENLLAVAKRAGLVDTLARVVPESIQQLVPQRDGVKRDRKLEAIDLERTKVVASGQGPVYINPRFDVDSVRESLMADLREVEDEHGPLFTDVYRGEDVYNGPYVDAGPEVVVDQRPGVHVNDGIGGGTVQSGPDRWAAENTPHGIFAAKGPDFEPQGELDRISILDIAPTLLAAHGCAVPTDMRGEVLPVFAEDHAVGERDPLSIADALGSDDGDAVEDRLKQLGYME from the coding sequence ATGACGAAGACCCTCGTCGTCGGTCTCGACGGTGCGAGCTGGGAGCTGCTCGACCCGTGGATCGAGGCCGGTGAGCTCCCGAATCTGGCTGCGCTACGGGACAGCGGAACGTGGGCGGGGACGCGAAGCTGTCTGCCGCCAGTCACGTTCCCGAACTGGAAGTGTTACTCCTCGGGGAAGGACCCCGGCGGATTCGGCGTGTTCTGGTTCGAGAACGTCGACCTCGCCGCGGGCGAAATCAACGTGATGAACGGCGGCGACTACGACACCGCCGAGCTGTGGGACTACCTCAACGACGATGGGCAGTCGGCCGGCGTCGTCAACATGCCGACGATGTACCCGCCGCGGGACATCGACAACCTTGTCGTTGCCGGCGGCCCGGACGCCGTCGAGGGCGAATACCGGTCGATCAGCTCCGGCTACACGTCACCGCCTGAACTGGCCGAGGAACTTGAATCCCGCTTCGATTACAGCGTCCACCCGGACCCGCTGCTGTCCTCGAACGATGAACGCGGTGCGGAGGTCGACGCCATTCTGGACCTGCTGGAGAAGCGGTTCGAGGTCGCGACGACACTCATGGACGAGCGGGACCTCGATTTCGTCCACGTGACGCTGTTTTACCTCAATGTCCTGCATCACTTCTTCTGGGACGACGAGCCGAGCCTGCGCGCGTGGCAGCTCGTCGACGAGTGGGTCGGCCGACTGGACGACCGAGAGGACCTGAACCTCGTCCTGATGTCCGACCACGGCTGCGACGCGACTCAGACGGAGTTCTACATCAACGAGTGGCTGGCCGAGAACGGCTATCAGGTCCGGGACACGAGCGTCGACGCCCTGTTGACCCGGGTCGGGCTCGACCGCGAGAACCTGCTCGCGGTGGCAAAGCGGGCCGGACTGGTGGACACGCTCGCCCGCGTCGTCCCGGAATCCATCCAGCAACTGGTCCCGCAACGCGATGGCGTCAAGCGGGACCGGAAGCTCGAAGCCATCGATCTAGAGCGGACGAAGGTCGTCGCCAGCGGCCAGGGGCCGGTGTATATCAACCCCCGGTTCGACGTGGACTCGGTCCGTGAGTCACTGATGGCCGACCTGCGCGAGGTCGAGGACGAACACGGCCCGCTGTTTACCGACGTGTACCGGGGCGAGGACGTGTACAACGGTCCCTACGTCGACGCCGGCCCGGAGGTCGTCGTCGACCAGCGCCCGGGCGTCCACGTCAATGATGGCATCGGCGGCGGGACCGTCCAGAGCGGCCCGGACCGCTGGGCGGCCGAGAACACGCCCCACGGCATCTTCGCCGCGAAGGGGCCGGATTTCGAGCCACAGGGCGAACTCGACCGTATCAGCATTCTCGATATCGCGCCGACGCTGCTAGCTGCCCACGGCTGTGCGGTGCCAACGGACATGCGCGGCGAGGTACTCCCGGTGTTCGCCGAGGACCATGCCGTCGGCGAGCGCGACCCGCTCAGCATCGCGGACGCGCTCGGGAGCGATGACGGCGACGCCGTCGAAGACCGCCTGAAGCAACTGGGATACATGGAGTAG
- a CDS encoding DUF5796 family protein yields the protein MSNRSDIAPDTVSVELTEDGVVVEYLDGRQAFYHGVPTAVEGSIQTAPGKDTHVLITDETETSGILVYVNDLRTHDDILEETGVGRVILDDGEEDELFPGVTVRDNAMRTQVEVDYDVTNGRVFVFEEDELGERSFEIVEA from the coding sequence ATGAGCAACCGGTCGGACATCGCACCGGACACCGTCTCGGTCGAGCTGACCGAGGACGGCGTCGTCGTGGAGTACCTCGACGGCCGCCAGGCGTTCTATCACGGCGTCCCAACGGCGGTCGAGGGGAGCATTCAGACTGCGCCGGGTAAGGACACGCACGTACTGATTACCGACGAGACGGAGACGTCAGGGATCCTCGTGTACGTCAACGACCTCCGGACCCACGACGATATCCTCGAAGAGACGGGCGTCGGACGGGTTATCCTCGACGACGGCGAGGAAGACGAACTGTTCCCGGGGGTCACGGTCAGGGACAACGCGATGCGGACGCAGGTCGAGGTCGACTACGACGTGACGAACGGCCGCGTGTTCGTCTTCGAAGAGGACGAACTCGGCGAGCGGAGCTTCGAAATCGTCGAGGCGTGA
- a CDS encoding DUF7128 family protein, which translates to MVVQTERDEVTWYKCETCGLMFDDQNDARQHEENCDDEDPSYIQ; encoded by the coding sequence ATGGTTGTCCAAACAGAGCGAGACGAGGTCACGTGGTACAAGTGCGAGACCTGTGGCCTGATGTTCGACGACCAGAACGACGCGCGCCAACACGAGGAGAACTGTGACGACGAAGACCCGTCCTACATCCAGTAA
- a CDS encoding CDC48 family AAA ATPase, whose protein sequence is MSGATDAGVELTVEGANKRDAGRGIARLPESARTELGVLSGSPVIIEGDDRTVVKVWPADDDGSFVRIDSDTRANAGVNIGDTVTVTSGSVSEATEIAVQPVEPMPGSEDYESLVRKRLVDQIIQADERTHIEGLGTFLVRKTSPSGPVRVTGTTAVTVLPGLDGGSDTGQSSSDEVTAANTPTAETESGVSYEDIGGLDEELDRIREMIEMPLSEPEEFRRLGIDPPSGVLLHGPPGTGKTLIARAVANEVDAYFDTISGPEIVSKYKGESEERLREAFETAEANAPAILFVDEIDSIAGSRDEDADMENRVVAQLLTLMDGLEDRGRVVVIGATNRVDAIDPALRRGGRFDREIEIGVPGEGGRREIMDVHTRDMPLHEDVDLDRIAAQTHGFVGADLASLTTEAAMAALRADRDDGDVHQDDFESALATVDPSAMREYVAESPTATFDDVGGLSEVKQTLTEAIEWPLSYGELFTATNTDPPSGILLYGPPGTGKTLLARAVAGESDVNFIHVAGPEIMDRYVGESEEAVRELFERARQTAPSIIFLDEIDAIASHRGQGNEVTERVVSQLLAELDGITENPNLVVLAATNRRDMIDDALLRPGRLEQHVEVPNPDRTAREEILAVHTTGKPLASDIDIGDLAEETDGFSGAELEAVVREASMLAIREVASAYGPEEATENADEVTITLAHFSEALERERAR, encoded by the coding sequence ATGAGCGGGGCCACTGACGCCGGTGTCGAACTCACAGTCGAGGGTGCGAACAAGCGCGACGCCGGGCGTGGTATCGCGCGACTGCCGGAGTCCGCACGGACTGAGTTGGGCGTGCTGAGCGGGTCGCCCGTCATCATTGAGGGCGACGACAGGACCGTCGTGAAGGTCTGGCCGGCCGACGACGACGGCTCGTTCGTCCGCATCGACTCGGACACCCGAGCGAACGCCGGCGTCAACATCGGTGACACGGTCACGGTGACCAGCGGGTCGGTCTCCGAGGCCACCGAGATTGCCGTCCAGCCGGTCGAACCGATGCCGGGCAGCGAGGACTACGAGAGTCTGGTCAGGAAACGCCTCGTCGATCAGATCATTCAGGCCGACGAGCGGACCCACATCGAGGGGCTGGGCACGTTCCTCGTCCGCAAGACATCACCCTCGGGGCCGGTTCGGGTCACCGGCACGACGGCAGTGACTGTGCTGCCCGGTCTCGACGGCGGCAGCGATACCGGCCAGTCGTCATCTGATGAGGTAACAGCGGCGAACACACCGACCGCCGAGACGGAGTCCGGGGTGAGCTACGAGGATATCGGCGGCCTCGACGAGGAACTGGACCGCATCCGCGAGATGATCGAGATGCCCCTCTCGGAGCCCGAGGAGTTCCGCCGACTGGGCATCGACCCCCCGAGCGGCGTCCTGCTCCACGGCCCGCCCGGAACGGGCAAGACCCTCATCGCCCGCGCCGTCGCCAACGAGGTCGACGCCTACTTCGACACCATCTCCGGCCCCGAAATCGTCTCGAAGTACAAGGGCGAAAGCGAGGAGCGCCTGCGCGAGGCCTTCGAGACGGCCGAGGCGAACGCGCCGGCTATCCTCTTCGTCGACGAAATCGACTCCATCGCGGGCTCTCGTGACGAAGACGCCGACATGGAGAACCGCGTCGTCGCCCAGTTACTCACACTGATGGACGGCCTCGAAGACCGGGGTCGGGTCGTCGTCATCGGGGCGACGAACCGCGTCGACGCCATCGACCCGGCGTTGCGCCGCGGCGGCCGCTTCGACCGCGAAATCGAGATCGGCGTCCCCGGCGAGGGCGGCCGTCGCGAGATCATGGATGTTCACACGCGGGACATGCCGCTCCACGAGGACGTGGATCTGGACCGCATCGCCGCACAGACCCACGGCTTTGTCGGGGCGGACCTCGCGTCGCTGACCACTGAAGCCGCGATGGCCGCACTCCGGGCGGACCGCGATGACGGTGATGTCCACCAGGACGACTTCGAAAGTGCACTCGCCACCGTCGACCCCAGCGCGATGCGGGAGTACGTCGCCGAGTCGCCGACGGCGACGTTCGACGACGTGGGCGGCCTGTCCGAGGTCAAACAGACGCTGACGGAAGCCATCGAGTGGCCGCTGTCGTACGGAGAACTGTTCACCGCGACGAACACCGACCCACCGAGCGGCATCCTGCTGTACGGCCCGCCGGGGACCGGCAAGACGCTGCTCGCCAGAGCCGTCGCCGGCGAGAGCGATGTGAACTTCATTCACGTCGCCGGCCCGGAAATCATGGACCGCTACGTCGGTGAGAGCGAGGAAGCCGTCCGGGAACTGTTCGAGCGCGCGCGACAGACTGCCCCGAGCATCATCTTCCTCGACGAAATCGACGCCATCGCCAGCCACCGCGGCCAGGGCAACGAAGTTACCGAGCGCGTCGTCTCGCAACTGCTTGCCGAACTGGACGGCATCACCGAAAACCCCAATCTGGTCGTGCTGGCCGCGACCAATCGCCGGGACATGATCGACGACGCGCTACTGCGGCCGGGCCGCCTCGAACAGCACGTCGAGGTCCCGAACCCCGACCGGACGGCCCGCGAGGAGATTCTCGCCGTCCACACCACCGGGAAACCGCTCGCTTCTGACATCGATATCGGAGACCTCGCCGAGGAGACTGACGGTTTCTCTGGCGCAGAACTGGAGGCCGTCGTCCGTGAAGCGTCGATGTTGGCCATCCGGGAGGTGGCGTCCGCCTACGGGCCTGAAGAAGCCACCGAGAACGCCGATGAAGTGACGATTACGCTCGCACACTTCAGCGAAGCGCTGGAACGGGAACGCGCGCGGTAG
- a CDS encoding DUF4349 domain-containing protein, with translation MVSRVRVLAVVALILLAGCAGLGGSGDAGGAQGGGDGAQMSGGDGGSSQPVEADQGAGAGDAENIQAGDAAADRAIIRNGRMVVEVENYSTTADAIAARARTSGGYVSDSNRELHRDDGETWYTGYIVVRVPSKEYEPTQSMVAEQGTVRSEETTTKDVTDKLVDLEARLTNLRERRDRLRTFYDRANSTEELLRIEEELSSVQSDIERLEAQKRSLEQRVAYSTLRVEIHEPAPEPSAQQVPYHERSLVAAFLSSVTDVYVFTRGLLVTAASLAPWLVVLAVPVVGGRRLLRSRSLPLLGQRGGSESTTADDDNSGDDPQQEPTAEPTEESPDDDA, from the coding sequence ATGGTTTCGCGAGTTAGGGTCCTCGCTGTCGTCGCCCTCATCCTCCTTGCCGGCTGTGCTGGTCTGGGTGGGAGCGGCGACGCAGGCGGGGCACAGGGCGGCGGTGACGGCGCACAGATGTCCGGCGGTGACGGCGGCTCAAGTCAGCCCGTCGAAGCGGACCAAGGCGCGGGCGCTGGCGATGCAGAAAACATTCAGGCCGGTGACGCGGCGGCCGACCGGGCCATCATCCGAAACGGCCGGATGGTCGTCGAGGTGGAAAACTACTCGACCACGGCCGATGCAATCGCCGCCCGCGCTCGCACGTCCGGCGGGTACGTGAGCGACTCCAACCGCGAACTCCACCGCGACGACGGCGAAACGTGGTACACCGGATACATTGTCGTCAGAGTGCCAAGCAAAGAGTACGAGCCGACCCAATCGATGGTGGCCGAACAGGGGACGGTCCGCTCCGAAGAGACGACGACGAAAGACGTGACCGACAAACTGGTGGACCTCGAAGCGCGGCTGACCAACCTCCGGGAGCGCCGCGACCGATTGCGGACCTTCTATGACCGGGCAAACAGCACGGAGGAACTGCTCCGTATCGAGGAAGAGCTGTCGTCCGTTCAGAGTGACATCGAACGTCTCGAAGCTCAGAAACGCTCACTCGAACAGCGGGTCGCCTATTCGACGCTACGCGTCGAAATCCACGAGCCAGCCCCGGAACCGTCGGCGCAGCAAGTGCCGTACCACGAGCGGTCGCTGGTCGCTGCGTTCCTCTCGTCAGTCACAGATGTGTACGTGTTCACCCGAGGCCTGCTGGTGACTGCCGCGAGCCTCGCGCCGTGGCTCGTCGTTCTCGCCGTTCCAGTCGTCGGCGGCCGGCGACTCCTTCGCAGTCGGTCGCTCCCGCTGCTGGGCCAACGGGGCGGGTCGGAATCAACTACAGCGGACGACGATAATAGCGGTGACGACCCACAGCAGGAACCCACTGCCGAACCGACTGAAGAGTCTCCGGACGACGACGCGTAG
- a CDS encoding carbon-nitrogen family hydrolase: protein MRLTLAQIDVSSGSVAENVGRATTAIRDAAADGADLVVLPELFNVGYFAFDRYAREAEGLDGETLSRIRSTAADHDVAVLAGSVVEDLATSAEAGFDVPADDGLANTAVFFDHDGERRAVYRKQHLFGYDSAESQLMVPGETVPTVDFEGFTVGVTTCYDLRFPALYRHLVDKGVTLTLVPSAWPYPRVEHWKLFGRARAVENQLYVAAANGVGEFEDAELLGRSTVYDPWGTTLASADDHPALVTATLDPARVEQVREEFPALADRRTDWA, encoded by the coding sequence ATGAGGCTCACACTCGCCCAGATAGACGTGTCGTCCGGTTCGGTGGCCGAGAACGTCGGCCGCGCGACGACCGCCATCAGGGACGCGGCCGCGGACGGCGCGGACCTCGTCGTGCTTCCGGAACTGTTCAACGTCGGCTATTTCGCGTTCGACCGATACGCCCGCGAAGCGGAGGGGCTGGACGGCGAGACGCTCAGTCGAATCCGTAGCACCGCTGCGGACCACGACGTGGCTGTGTTGGCCGGGAGCGTCGTCGAGGACCTGGCGACGAGTGCCGAGGCCGGGTTCGACGTGCCCGCCGATGACGGACTGGCGAACACCGCCGTATTCTTCGACCATGACGGGGAGCGACGGGCAGTGTATCGCAAACAGCATCTGTTTGGCTACGACTCCGCGGAATCTCAGCTAATGGTGCCGGGTGAGACGGTTCCGACTGTCGACTTCGAGGGGTTCACTGTGGGAGTCACCACCTGCTACGACCTCCGGTTCCCGGCGCTGTACCGCCACCTCGTCGATAAAGGCGTGACGCTGACACTCGTGCCCAGTGCGTGGCCGTATCCGCGCGTCGAGCACTGGAAACTGTTCGGTCGCGCCCGCGCAGTCGAGAACCAGCTGTACGTCGCCGCAGCGAACGGCGTCGGGGAGTTCGAGGACGCGGAGCTGCTGGGGCGGTCGACGGTGTACGACCCGTGGGGAACGACGCTCGCCAGCGCCGATGACCACCCCGCGCTGGTGACTGCCACCCTCGACCCCGCCCGTGTCGAACAGGTGCGCGAGGAGTTTCCGGCGCTTGCGGACCGCCGAACGGACTGGGCGTAA
- a CDS encoding SRPBCC family protein encodes MTVRVERTMTVPATPERVWEFITDPDKRAQPISVVTDWDIIDDTHANWSIELPIPVVNQTMTVKTEDVEQRRPEYARFIGRSKVMTVQGEHELEETADGGTKLTNRFIVDGKLPGVERFFKRNLDDEMQNLEQALRDDLEVEA; translated from the coding sequence ATGACTGTCCGGGTCGAACGAACGATGACTGTGCCGGCCACACCGGAACGTGTCTGGGAATTCATCACCGACCCGGATAAACGGGCCCAGCCGATTAGTGTCGTCACTGACTGGGATATCATCGACGACACACACGCGAACTGGTCGATCGAACTCCCGATTCCGGTGGTCAACCAGACGATGACGGTGAAAACCGAGGACGTCGAACAGCGTCGCCCGGAGTACGCTCGCTTCATCGGTCGCTCGAAGGTGATGACCGTTCAGGGCGAACACGAACTCGAAGAGACAGCCGACGGCGGCACGAAGCTGACGAACCGGTTCATCGTCGACGGCAAGCTCCCGGGCGTCGAGCGGTTCTTCAAGCGGAACCTCGATGACGAGATGCAGAACCTCGAACAGGCGCTGCGGGACGACCTCGAAGTCGAAGCATGA
- a CDS encoding DUF7123 family protein yields the protein MADYSEEDRRILEYLRDSVSRGESYFRAKNIAEQLGLSSKQVGARLPRLAEEADEVEIEKWGRARSTTWRVTPTG from the coding sequence ATGGCCGATTACAGCGAGGAAGACCGACGCATTCTCGAATATCTCCGGGACAGCGTCTCGCGCGGGGAGAGCTACTTCCGCGCGAAGAACATCGCTGAGCAGCTCGGCCTCTCGTCGAAGCAAGTGGGTGCGCGACTCCCACGCTTAGCTGAAGAGGCCGACGAGGTCGAGATCGAGAAGTGGGGGCGCGCACGGTCGACGACGTGGCGCGTCACGCCGACTGGATAG
- a CDS encoding DUF7525 family protein — MSSKASKSDMGMGLALLFGLVSVGAALFTATNSYNYAVLHAQELETGNLLVTSGGAFGVAMLAAAVAIVAIHAYDA; from the coding sequence ATGAGTTCCAAGGCGTCCAAAAGCGACATGGGGATGGGGCTGGCCCTGCTGTTCGGGCTCGTCTCGGTCGGCGCGGCCCTGTTCACAGCTACTAACAGCTACAACTACGCAGTTTTGCACGCACAGGAGCTTGAGACGGGGAACCTGCTCGTGACGTCCGGCGGCGCGTTCGGGGTCGCGATGCTCGCCGCGGCCGTGGCTATCGTGGCGATACACGCCTACGACGCCTGA
- a CDS encoding LEA type 2 family protein, which translates to MGKLKIVGVLIVAVAAVAGGSVALGVLGTPSVASVDNHFADVSNRTTTVATNLTVTNPNPVGIQLGGVGVNYTISMNGVEMAQGTKQGVGLGTGNSTLPFTTEMQNDRIPPWWVTHIDNSETTTVGIDATVRSSTLGGRSVSFSQDRTIETDLLSQFNSSETRPVEANQPLVSDPVLYINETRGAWDQTNLTQSETPLNLAFDVYNPKPYPYTITKVGYTIRMNDVTVGEGETDRGYVLSPGAETTLEANTAIQNENLDRWWVSHLRRNQRTDLYIDFYLVVEGGGEQFRVDLNAIDYQQDIETDIFGNKAQYPTGNRTADGSSDRSDSSTADEPTATPTPTPTETETDGGLLGDGGTETDDGLLDGEATETETETETATPTETETDDSGLLG; encoded by the coding sequence ATGGGAAAGTTGAAAATAGTTGGTGTGCTGATTGTCGCGGTCGCCGCTGTCGCAGGAGGCAGTGTCGCGCTCGGTGTTCTGGGGACACCGAGCGTCGCGTCCGTTGACAACCACTTCGCGGACGTGTCAAACCGGACGACCACCGTGGCGACGAACCTGACTGTGACCAACCCCAACCCCGTCGGCATCCAACTGGGCGGTGTTGGGGTCAATTACACGATCTCGATGAACGGCGTCGAGATGGCACAGGGGACCAAGCAGGGCGTCGGGCTTGGTACCGGCAACTCGACGCTGCCGTTCACCACCGAGATGCAGAACGACCGTATCCCGCCGTGGTGGGTCACCCATATCGACAACAGCGAGACGACGACCGTAGGTATCGACGCTACCGTTCGGTCCTCGACGCTCGGCGGTCGGTCAGTGTCCTTTAGTCAGGACCGGACTATCGAGACGGACCTCCTCAGCCAGTTCAACAGTAGTGAGACGCGCCCCGTCGAAGCGAACCAGCCGCTCGTGTCGGACCCTGTCCTCTACATCAACGAGACTCGCGGCGCGTGGGACCAGACGAATCTCACACAGTCCGAGACGCCGCTGAACCTCGCCTTCGACGTGTACAACCCAAAGCCGTACCCGTACACGATTACCAAAGTCGGGTACACCATCAGGATGAACGACGTAACCGTCGGCGAGGGCGAAACGGATCGCGGTTACGTCCTCTCGCCCGGGGCGGAAACGACACTCGAAGCGAACACCGCGATCCAGAACGAAAATCTGGATCGCTGGTGGGTGAGCCACCTCCGGCGAAACCAGCGGACAGACCTCTACATCGATTTCTACCTCGTGGTCGAGGGCGGCGGCGAGCAGTTCAGGGTCGACCTAAATGCCATCGACTACCAGCAGGACATCGAGACGGACATCTTCGGCAACAAAGCGCAGTACCCGACCGGTAATCGGACTGCTGACGGCTCCAGCGACAGGTCCGACAGTTCGACAGCCGACGAGCCGACGGCGACCCCAACACCGACCCCCACAGAAACTGAAACAGACGGCGGACTGCTTGGCGACGGGGGCACAGAGACGGATGATGGCTTGCTTGATGGCGAAGCGACGGAAACGGAGACCGAAACTGAAACGGCCACGCCGACTGAAACCGAGACAGACGACAGCGGCCTCCTCGGGTAG